One Salmo trutta chromosome 12, fSalTru1.1, whole genome shotgun sequence genomic region harbors:
- the spag7 gene encoding sperm-associated antigen 7 homolog codes for MLPVVIIQSKMADLLGSILSSMEKPPTVGDKESRRKAREQAARIKKMQEDEKKKKAEFRKRMEKEVSEFIQDTKQQKRKYNPMGKIERSILHDVAEVAGLASFSFGEDEESRYVMIFKKEFAPSDDELEAYRKGEEWDPQKAEYRRRLKEQAALEEEEAACKTQKRAASPSSNYRDKYSHLIGTSSAKDAAHTLEANQAYGMVPVANKRDTRSIEQAMNEIRAKKRQKTGDEDTGAGSTSTS; via the exons ATGCTTCCGGTAGTGATCATTCAGTCCAAAATGGCGGACCTCCTGGGCTCAATCTTGAGTTCGATGGAAAAACCTCCCACAGTCGGCGACAAGGAGAGCCGACGAAAGGCCCGAG AACAGGCAGCAAGAATAAAGAAGATGCAGGAGGATGAGAAGAAAAAGAAAGCCGAGTTCAGGAAAAGG ATGGAGAAAGAGGTGTCAGAATTCATTCAAGACACTAAGCAACAGAAGAGGAAGTACAATCCCATGGGAAAGATTGAAAGGAGCATATT GCATGATGTTGCAGAAGTCGCTGGTCTGGCATCGTTTTCCTtcggagaggatgaggagagtaGATACGTCATGATTTTTAAGAAG GAGTTTGCTCCATCAGACGACGAGCTGGAGGCTTACCGGAAAGGAGAGGAGTGGGACCCCCAAAAAGCTGAATATCGCCGAAGACTTAAA GAGCAGGCTGCGTTAGAAGAGGAGGAGGCCGCCTGTAAGACACAGAAGAGGGCAGCGTCTCCCAGCTCCAATTACCGTGACAAGTACAGCCATCTGATCGGCACCTCTTCTGCTAAGGATGCAGCACATACGCTAGAAGCCAACCAGGCATATGGCATGG TACCTGTGGCCAACAAAAGGGACACCCGCTCCATAGAGCAGGCCATGAATGAGATTCGGGCCAAGAAACGTCAGAAGACAGGAGATGAAGATACCGGGGCAGGGAGCACCTCCACCTCTTGA
- the LOC115204344 gene encoding chordin-like protein 2: MKNMFLLICVCLFAGCASDVIRARKVSAVFCSFKEKTYSPGDSWHPYLEPFGFMFCMRCSCTETGHVKCNTIKCPTLRCDNPVTDSQQCCPRCTDEPRIPAGLRAPVKSCRYNGTFYQPGETFANHDLFPSRQTNQCVMCTCSNGNIFCALKTCQPLTCSSPVSFPDTCCLVCKDGGINGYSSVEDVGQQLNRGVRHSVDQCAGEQFRGRSVRSTPSTVRGTPRGLSLPKLHFKGAAETTVNFLLQKKHQKACQYSGNTYSHGDVWHPVLGKVLECILCTCKDGIQDCKRLSCPSQYPCQNPVKTEGKCCKICPEHNAESNRTGCYINMNLGHDNNNLLVYKVKPSSKVQTEDTVRIIAIERQGTAEVEVQVWKTVGGVLQLMETGDVLKKDLLDNPDNYTLLATLDEETWKRFKEEEDNQKEFPKTRTCEDGFREVVKFLYPDQLESLCSS; the protein is encoded by the exons ATGAAGAATATGTTCTTATTAATTTGCGTCTGTTTGTTCGCTGGTTGTGCTTCGGATGTTATAAGAGCAAGAAAAG TGTCTGCAGTTTTCTGTTCTTTCAAAGAGAAAACATACAGTCCTGGAGACAGCTGGCATCCTTATCTGGAACCCTTTGGTTTCATGTTTTGTATGCGGTGTTCCTGCACTGAG ACAGGCCATGTGAAATGTAACACAATTAAGTGTCCTACTCTGCGATGTGACAACCCAGTGACTGACTCTCAGCAGTGCTGCCCTCGCTGTACAG ATGAGCCTAGGATTCCAGCAGGCTTGAGAGCCCCAGTGAAGTCCTGCAGGTATAATGGAACTTTCTACCAACCAGGGGAGACCTTTGCCAACCATGACCTCTTCCCATCTCGACAAACCAACCAGTGTGTCATGTGCACATGTTCA AATGGAAATATTTTCTGTGCTCTGAAAACTTGCCAGCCGCTGACCTGCTCCTCACCAGTCTCATTCCCAGATACCTGCTGTCTGGTGTGCAAAG ATGGTGGCATTAATGGGTACTCATCAGTGGAGGATGTAGGCCAACAGCTGAACCGAGGCGTT AGGCATTCAGTGGACCAGTGTGCTGGAGAGCAGTTCCGAGGGCGTTCTGTCCGCTCTACTCCATCCACAGTCAGGGGTACTCCCAGAGGCCTGAGCCTGCCCAAGCTCCACTTCAAAGGTGCTGCAGAGACCACCGTGAATTTCCTGCTGCAGAAAAAGCACCAGAAGG CATGTCAGTACAGTGGCAACACCTACTCTCATGGTGATGTGTGGCATCCAGTCCTGGGGAAGGTCCTGGAGTGCATCCTGTGCACCTGTAAGGATGGCATACAGGACTGCAAACGCCTCTCATGTCCCAGCCAATATCCATGCCAAAATCCTGTTAAAACCGAGGGGAAATGCTGCAAGATTTGTCCAG AACATAATGCTGAGAGCAACAGGACTGGCTGTTACATAAACATGAATCTTGGGCATGACAATAACAACCTCTTGGTGTACAAAGTTAAGCCATCGTCAAAGGTTCAGACCGAGGACACAGTCAGGATAATTGCTATTGAAAGACAAGGGACTGCTGAAGTTGAAGTGCAAGTATGGAAGACAGTAGGAG GAGTTTTACAATTAATGGAAACTGGGGATGTTCTGAAGAAAGATCTTCTAGATAATCCAGATAACTACACTTTACTGGCAACATTGGATGAAG AGACTTGGAAAAGATTCAAGGAGGAAGAAGACAATCAGAAGGAATTTCCCAAGACCAGGACCTGTGAGGATGGATTCAGGGAGGTGGTGAAGTTCTTGTACCCAGACCAGCTGGAAAGCCTGTGCTCTTCTTAA